Proteins encoded within one genomic window of Minwuia thermotolerans:
- a CDS encoding ABC transporter substrate-binding protein yields the protein MKMRNMLLAGAAALALGVGAASASAKDMTFAFQGGVNSMDPYSLNETFTLGYLGNIYEGLIRRGANLEIEPALAESWEIVEPTRWRFHLRKGVKFHDGRDFTADDVIFSADRVRGEGSDLKTRLAGVVEVIKVDDYTVDFVTEAPNPILHFEWETWGIMSKGWAEENGAVTAQSATGDVENYSTRNANGTGPFRLQSHEADVQSVAEAYQDWWDNDNKTHNLTRVVQKPIGSDSTRVAALLSGQVDMAYPIPVQDMNRVDGNDGTSMLVGPELRTIFLGMDQHRDELLYSSVKGKNPFKDVRVRQAFYHAINADAIKQKVMRGLSEPSALMVAPGINGFDPSFERLPYDPDRSRALLAEAGYPDGFEVGMDCPNDRYVNDEAICQAIVSMLAQVGVKVNLLAQPRALYFKKILAPSLDTSFYLLGWTPGSFDSWNALFNLHGCYNEETGNGKFNLGRYCNEEVDALTAKILSETDTEKRNAMINQAWTITTDEVAYLPLHQQALAWGVREGVNVKQRADNQFSWRHVTID from the coding sequence ATGAAAATGCGGAACATGCTTCTGGCCGGTGCTGCGGCGCTGGCGCTGGGCGTGGGGGCGGCGTCGGCGTCGGCGAAGGACATGACCTTCGCCTTCCAGGGTGGCGTGAACTCTATGGATCCCTACAGCCTCAACGAGACCTTCACCCTCGGCTATCTGGGCAACATCTACGAAGGCCTGATCCGGCGCGGCGCCAATCTGGAAATCGAACCGGCCCTGGCCGAAAGCTGGGAGATCGTCGAGCCGACGCGCTGGCGCTTCCATCTGCGCAAGGGCGTGAAGTTCCATGACGGCCGCGACTTCACCGCCGACGACGTGATCTTCTCCGCCGATCGCGTCCGCGGCGAGGGCTCGGACCTCAAGACCCGCCTTGCCGGCGTCGTGGAGGTGATCAAGGTCGACGACTACACGGTCGATTTCGTCACCGAGGCGCCGAACCCGATCCTGCACTTCGAGTGGGAAACCTGGGGCATCATGTCCAAGGGATGGGCCGAGGAGAACGGCGCCGTCACCGCCCAGTCGGCGACTGGCGATGTTGAGAACTACTCCACCCGCAACGCCAACGGCACCGGCCCGTTCCGTCTGCAAAGTCACGAGGCGGATGTTCAGTCTGTTGCTGAGGCTTATCAGGACTGGTGGGACAACGACAACAAGACCCACAACCTGACCAGGGTTGTACAAAAGCCGATCGGTTCCGACTCCACGCGCGTCGCGGCCCTGCTCTCGGGCCAGGTGGACATGGCCTATCCGATCCCGGTGCAGGACATGAACCGCGTCGACGGCAATGACGGCACCTCCATGCTGGTCGGCCCGGAACTGCGCACGATCTTCCTGGGCATGGACCAGCATCGCGACGAACTGCTCTACTCCAGCGTCAAGGGCAAGAACCCCTTCAAGGACGTCCGCGTGCGCCAGGCCTTCTATCACGCCATCAACGCCGACGCGATCAAGCAGAAGGTGATGCGCGGTCTCTCCGAGCCGAGTGCGCTGATGGTGGCGCCGGGGATCAACGGCTTCGACCCGTCCTTCGAGCGTCTGCCCTACGACCCGGACAGGTCCAGGGCGCTGCTGGCCGAAGCCGGCTATCCGGACGGCTTCGAAGTCGGCATGGACTGCCCGAACGACCGTTACGTCAATGACGAAGCGATCTGTCAGGCCATCGTCTCCATGCTGGCGCAGGTGGGCGTGAAGGTGAACCTGCTGGCACAGCCTCGGGCGCTCTACTTCAAGAAGATACTGGCGCCCAGCCTCGACACGTCATTCTACCTGCTGGGCTGGACGCCGGGCTCCTTCGACAGCTGGAACGCGCTGTTCAACCTGCATGGCTGCTATAACGAGGAAACCGGCAACGGCAAATTCAACCTCGGCCGCTACTGCAACGAGGAAGTAGACGCGCTGACCGCGAAGATCCTGTCGGAAACCGATACGGAGAAGCGCAACGCCATGATCAATCAGGCCTGGACGATCACCACCGACGAGGTGGCGTATCTTCCGCTGCATCAGCAGGCACTCGCCTGGGGCGTGCGTGAGGGCGTCAATGTCAAGCAGCGCGCCGACAACCAGTTCTCGTGGCGCCACGTCACGATCGACTGA
- a CDS encoding ABC transporter permease yields the protein MIAFVIRRLIQAMIVMLVVALIGFTMFRFVGDPVAQMVGQDTSLAERAELREKLGLNDPVPVQFARYVSNVVQGNFGISYRIGRPVDQLLQERLPATLELAILAAIFALVVGVPLGVYTGLYPRSWLSHVFLTVSLIGISLPTFLIGILLILVFGVVLGWLPTFGRGETVDLGFWTTGLLTSSGWKSIVMPAFTLGMFQLALIMRLVRSEMLEVLRTDFVKFARARGLRNRAVHYRHALKNTLVPVITITGLQLGSLIAFAIITETVFQWPGMGLLFLQAIQFVDIPVMSTYLILVALIFVALNLLVDILYYAVDPRLRVERTGGGH from the coding sequence ATGATTGCATTCGTCATTCGACGCCTGATCCAGGCCATGATCGTGATGCTGGTCGTGGCGCTGATCGGCTTCACCATGTTCCGCTTCGTGGGCGACCCGGTGGCGCAGATGGTCGGCCAGGACACCTCGCTGGCCGAACGGGCGGAACTGCGCGAGAAGCTGGGGCTCAATGACCCGGTTCCGGTCCAGTTCGCGCGCTATGTCAGCAATGTCGTGCAGGGCAATTTCGGCATCTCCTACCGTATCGGCCGGCCGGTGGACCAGCTGCTGCAGGAGCGTCTGCCGGCGACGCTGGAGCTCGCCATACTGGCGGCGATATTCGCGCTGGTGGTCGGCGTGCCGCTGGGTGTCTACACCGGTCTCTATCCCCGAAGCTGGCTCAGTCACGTCTTCCTGACCGTGTCGCTGATCGGCATCTCCCTCCCCACCTTCCTGATCGGCATATTGCTGATCCTCGTCTTCGGCGTCGTCCTCGGCTGGCTGCCGACCTTCGGACGCGGCGAGACCGTCGATCTCGGATTCTGGACGACCGGGTTGCTGACGTCTTCCGGCTGGAAGTCGATCGTCATGCCGGCCTTCACGCTTGGCATGTTCCAGCTCGCGCTGATCATGCGTCTGGTGCGCTCCGAGATGCTGGAGGTGCTGCGCACCGATTTCGTCAAGTTCGCCAGGGCCCGCGGCCTGCGCAATCGCGCCGTCCACTACCGCCATGCGCTGAAGAACACCCTGGTGCCGGTCATCACGATCACCGGCCTGCAGCTCGGCTCGCTCATAGCCTTTGCCATCATCACCGAGACGGTGTTCCAGTGGCCCGGCATGGGGCTGTTGTTCCTGCAGGCGATTCAGTTCGTCGACATCCCGGTCATGTCGACATATCTGATCCTGGTCGCCCTCATTTTCGTGGCCCTCAACCTGCTGGTCGACATCCTCTATTACGCCGTCGATCCCCGGCTTCGCGTCGAGCGCACGGGGGGCGGCCACTGA
- a CDS encoding ABC transporter permease: protein MGPWARLKDNLARFLDGDIWHSFRTSPVTVAATSLALVMIVAALIAPLITPQNPFDPASLDIFDAFTPPIWHPDGYWPFVIGSDDQGRDLYSAILYGSRVSILVGFASVLLAILIGVTLGLLAGYLGGTADSIIMRIADVQLSFPALLIALLISGVSKAFFPGESHTDIAVAVITVSIALSIWPQFARTVRGSTMVEKGKEYVQAARVIGLSRGAIMFRHVLPNVMGPVLVIGTINLAVAILLEATLSFLGVGVPATQPSLGTLIRIGQDFLFSGEWWIVIFPGIFLALLVLSVNLLGDWLRDALNPKLR from the coding sequence ATGGGGCCCTGGGCGCGCCTGAAGGACAATCTCGCCCGCTTCCTGGACGGCGACATCTGGCACAGTTTCCGGACCTCGCCGGTGACCGTCGCCGCCACCTCGCTGGCGCTGGTGATGATCGTCGCCGCGCTGATCGCGCCCCTGATCACGCCGCAGAATCCCTTCGATCCGGCCTCGCTGGACATCTTCGACGCCTTCACCCCGCCGATCTGGCACCCGGACGGCTACTGGCCGTTCGTGATCGGCTCCGACGACCAGGGCCGCGACCTCTATTCGGCGATCCTCTACGGCTCGCGCGTCTCGATCCTGGTCGGCTTCGCCTCGGTGCTGCTGGCGATCCTGATCGGCGTCACGCTCGGCCTGCTGGCGGGCTATCTGGGCGGCACGGCCGATTCGATCATCATGCGCATCGCCGACGTGCAGCTCAGCTTTCCCGCCCTGCTGATCGCGCTGCTGATCAGCGGCGTCTCCAAGGCCTTCTTTCCCGGCGAGAGCCATACGGACATCGCCGTCGCGGTCATCACCGTCTCCATCGCGCTTTCGATCTGGCCGCAGTTCGCGCGCACGGTGCGCGGTTCGACCATGGTGGAGAAGGGCAAGGAGTACGTGCAGGCCGCGCGGGTCATCGGCCTGTCGCGCGGGGCGATCATGTTCCGCCACGTGCTGCCGAACGTTATGGGGCCGGTGCTGGTCATCGGCACCATCAACCTCGCCGTCGCGATCCTGCTGGAGGCGACGCTCTCCTTCCTGGGCGTCGGCGTGCCGGCGACCCAGCCGTCGCTGGGGACGCTGATCCGCATCGGCCAGGACTTCCTGTTCTCGGGCGAGTGGTGGATCGTCATCTTCCCAGGCATCTTCCTGGCGCTGCTGGTCCTGTCGGTGAACCTGCTGGGCGACTGGCTGCGCGACGCCCTGAACCCGAAGCTGAGGTAG
- a CDS encoding ABC transporter ATP-binding protein, with product MATPVLEVKNLRVEFPTRRGTLVAVDDISLTIDEGEVLGVVGESGAGKSMTGAAIIGLIEPPGRIAEGQILLNGRRIDNLPYELMRRVRGKEIGAIFQDPLTSLNPLYQVSEQLVETIQTHTNLTDRQARQRALDLLKEVGIPAAEERIDHYPHQFSGGMRQRVVIALALCAEPKLIIADEPTTALDVSIQAQIITLLKRLCAEHGTSVMLVTHDMGVIAETADRVAVMYAGRVAEIGPVQDVIKRAKHPYTEGLMGAIPALGNRVGKLTQIDGSMPRLTDIPNGCAFHPRCPRVMFKCHTVRPDLMGDGRHDASCWLHEPVEEGVV from the coding sequence ATGGCGACGCCGGTTCTGGAAGTGAAGAATCTGAGGGTCGAGTTCCCGACCCGCCGCGGCACGCTGGTGGCCGTCGACGACATCTCGCTCACCATCGACGAGGGCGAGGTGCTGGGCGTCGTCGGCGAATCCGGCGCCGGCAAGTCGATGACCGGCGCGGCGATCATCGGCCTGATCGAGCCGCCCGGACGCATCGCCGAAGGCCAGATCCTGCTCAACGGCCGGCGCATCGACAACCTGCCCTACGAGTTGATGCGGCGCGTCCGGGGCAAGGAGATCGGCGCCATCTTCCAGGATCCGCTGACCAGCCTCAATCCGCTCTATCAGGTCTCCGAACAACTGGTCGAGACCATCCAGACGCATACGAATCTCACCGACCGGCAGGCCCGCCAGCGCGCGCTCGACCTGCTGAAGGAAGTCGGCATCCCCGCCGCCGAGGAGCGGATCGATCACTATCCGCACCAGTTCTCCGGCGGCATGCGCCAGCGGGTGGTGATCGCGCTGGCGCTGTGCGCGGAGCCGAAGCTGATCATCGCCGACGAACCGACGACGGCCCTCGACGTCTCCATCCAGGCCCAGATCATCACCCTGCTGAAGCGGCTCTGCGCCGAGCACGGCACCTCGGTCATGCTGGTGACCCACGACATGGGCGTGATCGCGGAGACCGCCGACCGCGTGGCGGTGATGTATGCCGGACGGGTGGCCGAGATCGGCCCCGTCCAGGACGTCATCAAGCGGGCGAAGCATCCCTATACCGAGGGTCTGATGGGCGCGATTCCGGCGCTCGGCAACCGCGTCGGCAAGCTCACCCAGATCGACGGCTCCATGCCGCGCCTGACTGACATTCCCAACGGCTGCGCCTTCCACCCGCGCTGCCCGAGAGTGATGTTCAAATGCCATACCGTCCGGCCCGATCTGATGGGCGACGGGCGCCACGACGCGTCGTGCTGGCTGCACGAGCCGGTCGAGGAGGGCGTGGTATGA
- a CDS encoding ABC transporter ATP-binding protein has translation MSDDVLLEVEGLVRHFDVSPPWLNRVIERRPKAFVKAVDGVSFEIGRGETFSLVGESGCGKSTVARLVVGLYNPTAGRLTFDGMDVAGDRARRRNPSAQRRMQMIFQDPYASLNPRWRVEDIVAEPIRHLGLATGEAEIRRRVGEHLSQVGLSPKDGAKYPHEFSGGQRQRVSIARALAGEPEFLVCDEPTSALDVSVQAQILNLMKDLQEELGLTYLFISHDLAVVYHVSTTVGVMYLGRLVEWAETDTLFTEPRHPYTRMLLDAIPDLEMSGRARTPVAGEVPSPIDPPPGCPFHPRCPLANDRCRVEVPKAIHAGSSMVACHAVEEGRLPPWGERA, from the coding sequence ATGAGCGACGACGTCCTGCTTGAGGTCGAGGGGCTGGTCCGGCATTTCGACGTCTCGCCGCCCTGGCTCAACCGGGTGATCGAGCGCCGGCCAAAAGCCTTCGTGAAGGCCGTCGACGGCGTCAGTTTCGAGATCGGGCGCGGCGAGACCTTCAGCCTGGTGGGCGAGTCGGGGTGTGGCAAGTCCACCGTCGCCCGCCTTGTGGTCGGTCTCTACAATCCGACGGCGGGCCGGCTCACTTTCGACGGCATGGACGTGGCCGGCGACCGGGCACGGCGGCGGAACCCGTCGGCCCAGCGGCGCATGCAGATGATCTTCCAGGACCCTTACGCCTCGCTCAATCCGCGCTGGCGGGTCGAAGACATCGTGGCGGAGCCCATCCGCCATCTCGGGCTGGCGACCGGCGAGGCGGAAATCCGCCGCCGCGTGGGCGAACATCTCTCGCAGGTCGGCCTCAGCCCGAAGGACGGGGCGAAATATCCGCACGAATTCTCCGGCGGCCAGCGCCAGCGGGTCTCCATCGCCCGGGCGCTCGCCGGCGAGCCCGAGTTCCTGGTCTGCGACGAGCCGACCTCGGCGCTCGATGTCTCGGTGCAGGCGCAGATCCTGAATCTGATGAAGGATCTGCAGGAAGAGCTCGGTCTGACCTACCTGTTCATCAGCCACGACCTCGCTGTCGTCTACCACGTCTCCACCACCGTCGGCGTGATGTACCTCGGACGGCTGGTGGAGTGGGCGGAGACGGACACGCTGTTCACCGAGCCCCGGCACCCCTATACGCGCATGCTGCTCGACGCCATCCCCGACCTGGAGATGTCGGGACGCGCGCGCACGCCGGTCGCCGGCGAGGTGCCGAGCCCCATCGATCCGCCGCCCGGCTGCCCGTTCCATCCGCGCTGCCCGCTGGCCAATGACCGCTGCCGCGTCGAAGTGCCGAAGGCGATCCACGCCGGGTCCTCCATGGTCGCCTGCCACGCCGTCGAGGAAGGCCGCCTGCCGCCCTGGGGCGAGCGCGCCTGA
- a CDS encoding GNAT family N-acetyltransferase: protein MEGIRIEEVDAAGLQARLDGFTEVLHAAVQAGANVNFIWPFPREEAEAFWTSKVLPPLRAGGRILWAALDGEQVCGTVQLLLDMPPNQRHRGEVTKLLVHPGWRRRGIGRALMAALDAKAAALGRTLVTLDTRTGDAAQPLYAAAGYRVAGEIPHFAMTPEGGRYDATTYMFKLFPAGR, encoded by the coding sequence ATGGAAGGCATCAGGATCGAAGAGGTCGACGCGGCCGGGCTCCAGGCGCGACTGGACGGCTTCACCGAGGTGCTGCACGCCGCCGTCCAGGCCGGCGCGAACGTGAACTTCATATGGCCCTTCCCCCGCGAGGAGGCCGAGGCCTTCTGGACCTCGAAGGTGCTGCCGCCGCTCCGGGCCGGCGGGCGTATTCTCTGGGCGGCGCTCGACGGGGAGCAGGTCTGCGGTACGGTGCAGCTGCTGCTCGACATGCCGCCCAACCAGCGCCATCGAGGCGAGGTCACCAAGCTGCTGGTTCATCCCGGCTGGCGGCGGCGCGGCATCGGCCGGGCGCTGATGGCGGCGCTGGATGCGAAGGCCGCGGCGCTGGGCAGGACGCTGGTGACGCTCGACACCCGGACCGGCGATGCGGCCCAGCCGCTCTACGCCGCCGCCGGCTACAGGGTGGCGGGCGAGATCCCGCATTTCGCCATGACGCCGGAGGGCGGGCGCTACGACGCCACGACCTACATGTTCAAGCTGTTCCCGGCGGGCCGGTAG
- a CDS encoding helix-turn-helix domain-containing protein: MEQQDADLTLRLAERLKRLRGEHGLSLQQLAARSGVSRATLSRLENAEVSPTAEALGRLCAAYGLPISRLMTMVEDDWRPHMKRGEQPVWTDPDAGFVRRSVSPPARGLAAEVIECELAPGAEIAYPSPPVAGLEHHLVMLEGALEIEHENGAWRLGPGDCLRYRLHGASAFRTPAGSGARYILVVV; the protein is encoded by the coding sequence ATGGAACAACAGGACGCCGATCTGACGCTGCGCCTGGCGGAACGGCTGAAACGCCTGCGCGGCGAGCATGGCCTTTCGCTGCAGCAGCTGGCGGCGCGGAGCGGGGTCAGCCGGGCGACGCTTTCCCGGCTGGAGAACGCCGAGGTCAGCCCGACGGCCGAGGCGCTGGGCCGGCTCTGCGCCGCCTACGGCCTGCCGATCTCGCGGTTGATGACCATGGTCGAGGACGACTGGCGGCCGCACATGAAGCGCGGGGAACAGCCGGTCTGGACCGATCCGGACGCGGGCTTCGTGCGCCGTTCCGTCTCGCCGCCCGCGCGCGGTCTGGCCGCCGAGGTGATCGAGTGCGAACTGGCGCCGGGCGCGGAGATCGCCTACCCGTCCCCGCCCGTCGCCGGGCTGGAGCATCATCTGGTGATGCTCGAAGGCGCGCTGGAGATCGAGCACGAGAACGGCGCCTGGCGGCTCGGACCCGGCGACTGCCTCCGCTACCGGCTGCACGGCGCCAGCGCCTTCCGCACGCCCGCCGGCAGCGGCGCCCGCTACATCCTCGTCGTCGTCTGA
- a CDS encoding PaaI family thioesterase, with the protein MPEANPREIEAFLAEAFPQIADLNLRVEQAGGRKARVRMPIGEDNLRPGGTVSGPTLFWLADLGLYIAVLADLGTEAAAMAVTANATVNFLSKPERADLIADVRLMKLGRRLAVGEVAIYSEGKDDMVAHITGSYALPPAKTG; encoded by the coding sequence GTGCCCGAAGCCAACCCCCGCGAGATCGAGGCCTTTCTGGCCGAGGCCTTCCCCCAGATCGCCGACCTCAACCTTCGCGTGGAGCAGGCCGGCGGCCGGAAGGCGCGGGTGCGCATGCCGATCGGCGAGGACAATCTGCGCCCCGGCGGCACGGTCTCCGGGCCGACGCTGTTCTGGCTCGCCGATCTCGGGCTCTACATCGCCGTGCTGGCGGACCTGGGAACCGAGGCGGCCGCGATGGCGGTGACCGCCAACGCCACGGTGAACTTCCTCAGCAAGCCGGAACGCGCCGATCTCATCGCCGACGTCCGGCTGATGAAGCTGGGCCGGCGGCTGGCCGTCGGCGAGGTCGCGATCTATTCGGAGGGCAAGGACGACATGGTCGCCCACATCACCGGCTCCTACGCCCTGCCGCCCGCGAAAACGGGATGA
- a CDS encoding META domain-containing protein: MQRLMISAAALLTLAAAGGAAAQDQGTAYRCGDVDVDLQRTDSGPEIMIGDERRHLIRVRSASGARYESAGGGEPVLFWDKGATALLKVGATETLDCRRAEHGPFLPFEARGQEPGWLLEITADRIRLEADYGERTVTMPTPPPETGPGVRTYRAAREDHALDIRIADRLCQDSMAGTPYPKTVTVTLDHETWEGCGGEPRDLLTGARWAVTALAGADSVGERPPSMIFDHEGRLYGQASCNAYTTSYDLNGPEFSTGPVAATKKACAGPLMETESRFLHLLGEVRGYRIGEDRVLVLDAGQAGEITARRTE, translated from the coding sequence ATGCAGAGATTGATGATTTCAGCCGCCGCGCTGCTGACGCTCGCCGCCGCGGGCGGAGCCGCCGCGCAGGATCAGGGAACCGCCTATCGCTGCGGCGACGTGGATGTCGACCTCCAGCGGACGGACAGCGGACCGGAGATCATGATCGGCGATGAGCGCCGCCACCTCATCCGGGTGCGGTCGGCCTCGGGCGCGCGCTACGAGTCCGCGGGCGGCGGCGAGCCGGTACTGTTCTGGGACAAGGGCGCCACGGCGCTGCTCAAGGTCGGCGCCACGGAGACCCTGGACTGCCGCCGCGCCGAGCATGGACCCTTCCTGCCCTTCGAGGCCCGGGGGCAGGAACCGGGCTGGCTGCTGGAGATCACGGCGGACCGGATCCGGCTGGAGGCCGACTATGGTGAGCGCACCGTCACCATGCCGACGCCGCCGCCCGAAACCGGCCCCGGCGTCCGCACCTACCGCGCCGCCAGGGAAGACCACGCGCTCGATATCCGCATCGCCGACCGGCTCTGCCAGGATTCCATGGCCGGCACGCCCTATCCGAAGACGGTGACGGTGACCCTCGACCACGAGACCTGGGAGGGCTGCGGCGGCGAGCCGCGCGATCTGCTGACGGGCGCACGCTGGGCGGTGACGGCGCTGGCCGGAGCCGATTCCGTGGGCGAGCGACCGCCGTCGATGATCTTCGACCACGAAGGCCGTCTCTACGGGCAGGCCAGCTGCAACGCCTACACTACCAGCTACGACCTGAACGGCCCCGAGTTCTCCACCGGGCCGGTCGCGGCGACGAAGAAGGCCTGCGCCGGGCCTCTGATGGAAACGGAAAGCCGTTTCCTTCACCTGCTGGGCGAGGTCCGCGGCTACCGGATCGGCGAAGACCGCGTCCTGGTCCTGGACGCGGGTCAGGCCGGAGAGATCACCGCGCGGCGCACGGAATGA
- a CDS encoding vWA domain-containing protein, which produces MFVNFFLELRQHKVPATLREYLTLLEAMKQHVTDYRVDEFYYLARATLVKDEKNIDKFDQVFGKCFNGLNFVSAEETHEIPEEWLEKLAEKVLTPEEMAEIEALGGFEKLMEELKKRLEEQKGRHQGGNKWIGTAGTSPFGAHGYNPEGVRIGQKESRHRRAVKVWDKREFKNLDDDVELGTRNIKVALRRLRRFAREGAELELDLPNTIKSTADNAGYLDIKMVPERRNTVKVLLLLDIGGSMDDHIRTLEELFSATKTEFKHLEYYYFHNCLYEKLWKDNRRRHTEFVDSWQVLHTFPADYKLIFVGDATMSPYEIVYPGGSVEHWNEEAGEAWMRRFLDVYHKAIWLNPVPQKYWDYTPSIKLLQDLMGNRMFPLTLEGLEDGMKELSK; this is translated from the coding sequence GTGTTCGTGAATTTCTTCCTCGAGCTGAGGCAGCACAAGGTGCCAGCGACGCTGCGCGAGTACCTGACGCTGCTGGAGGCGATGAAGCAGCACGTCACCGACTACCGCGTCGACGAATTCTACTACCTCGCCCGCGCCACGCTGGTGAAGGACGAGAAGAACATCGACAAGTTCGACCAGGTCTTCGGCAAGTGCTTCAACGGCCTCAACTTCGTCTCCGCGGAGGAGACCCACGAGATCCCCGAGGAGTGGCTGGAGAAACTGGCCGAGAAGGTGCTGACGCCCGAGGAAATGGCCGAGATCGAGGCCCTGGGCGGCTTCGAGAAGCTGATGGAGGAGCTGAAGAAGCGCCTCGAGGAGCAGAAGGGCCGCCACCAGGGCGGCAACAAGTGGATCGGCACCGCCGGCACCTCCCCCTTCGGCGCTCATGGCTACAACCCCGAAGGCGTCCGCATCGGCCAGAAGGAAAGCCGCCATCGCCGCGCGGTGAAGGTCTGGGACAAGCGCGAGTTCAAGAACCTGGACGACGACGTCGAGCTCGGCACCCGCAACATCAAGGTGGCGCTCAGGCGCCTGCGCCGCTTCGCGCGCGAGGGCGCGGAGCTGGAACTCGACCTGCCCAACACGATCAAGTCGACCGCCGACAACGCCGGCTATCTCGACATCAAGATGGTGCCGGAGCGGCGCAACACGGTGAAGGTGCTGCTGCTGCTCGACATCGGCGGGTCGATGGACGACCACATCCGCACCCTCGAGGAGCTGTTCTCGGCGACCAAGACCGAGTTCAAGCACCTCGAATACTACTACTTCCACAACTGCCTCTACGAGAAGCTGTGGAAGGACAACCGCCGCCGCCACACCGAGTTCGTCGACAGCTGGCAGGTGCTGCACACCTTCCCCGCCGACTACAAGCTGATCTTCGTCGGCGACGCCACCATGAGCCCCTACGAGATCGTCTATCCCGGCGGTTCGGTGGAGCACTGGAACGAGGAAGCCGGCGAGGCCTGGATGCGGCGCTTCCTGGACGTCTACCACAAGGCGATCTGGCTCAACCCGGTGCCGCAGAAGTACTGGGACTACACGCCGTCGATCAAGCTGCTCCAGGACCTGATGGGCAACCGCATGTTCCCGCTGACCCTCGAGGGCCTGGAAGACGGCATGAAGGAACTGTCGAAGTAG
- a CDS encoding AAA family ATPase: MRFEGTSTYVATEDLMVAVNAAATLERPLLIKGEPGTGKTILAHEVAKAFDTQLIEWHVKSTTKAQQGLYEYDAVSRLRDSQLGDERVNDIRNYIKRGKLWEAFTVEKRPVLLIDEVDKADIEFPNDLLLELDRMQFYVYETGETVVAKQRPLIIITSNNEKELPDAFLRRCFFHYIRFPDDETMREIVDVHYPGIQRELVSEALRIFYDIRDVPGLKKKPSTSELLDWLKLLMSEDLPADTLKSRDPKKLIPPLHGALLKNEQDVHLFERLAFLAKREQNK; the protein is encoded by the coding sequence ATGCGTTTCGAAGGCACCAGCACCTACGTGGCGACCGAAGACCTGATGGTCGCGGTGAACGCCGCCGCCACCCTTGAACGGCCGCTGCTGATCAAGGGCGAGCCCGGCACCGGCAAGACCATCCTGGCCCACGAGGTCGCGAAGGCTTTCGACACCCAGCTCATCGAATGGCACGTCAAGTCGACCACCAAGGCCCAGCAGGGTCTCTACGAGTACGACGCCGTCAGCCGCCTGCGCGACTCCCAGCTCGGCGACGAGCGGGTCAACGACATCCGCAACTACATCAAGCGCGGCAAGCTCTGGGAGGCCTTCACGGTCGAGAAGCGCCCAGTGCTGCTGATTGACGAGGTCGACAAGGCCGACATCGAGTTCCCCAACGACCTGCTGCTGGAACTCGACCGCATGCAGTTCTACGTCTACGAGACCGGCGAGACGGTGGTCGCCAAACAGCGCCCGCTGATCATCATCACCTCCAACAACGAGAAGGAGCTGCCGGACGCCTTCCTGCGCCGCTGCTTCTTCCACTACATCCGCTTCCCCGACGACGAGACCATGCGGGAGATCGTGGACGTGCACTATCCGGGCATCCAGCGCGAGCTGGTCTCCGAGGCGCTGCGCATCTTCTACGACATCCGCGACGTCCCGGGCCTGAAGAAGAAGCCGTCGACCTCGGAACTGCTCGACTGGCTGAAGCTGCTGATGTCCGAGGATCTGCCGGCCGACACGCTGAAGTCGCGGGATCCGAAGAAGCTGATCCCGCCGCTGCACGGCGCGCTGCTGAAGAACGAGCAGGACGTGCACCTGTTCGAGCGGTTGGCCTTCCTCGCCAAGCGCGAGCAGAACAAATAG
- a CDS encoding Hpt domain-containing protein yields MTEHFDAAAFGALRQTLGDQMVEMLLGKYLVQMEEKIGLLRQGVEARDMAQVRQQAHDLTSSSGSVGLGAMRDKASECEFAVKEGREDAALERARELIALAPETAAAIREAFPGLP; encoded by the coding sequence ATGACCGAACATTTCGATGCGGCGGCCTTCGGCGCGCTCAGGCAGACCCTGGGCGACCAGATGGTCGAGATGCTGCTCGGAAAGTATCTCGTGCAGATGGAGGAGAAGATCGGCCTGCTGCGCCAGGGCGTCGAGGCCCGCGACATGGCCCAGGTGCGCCAGCAGGCTCACGATCTGACCTCCAGTTCCGGCTCCGTGGGGCTGGGCGCGATGAGGGACAAGGCGAGCGAATGCGAATTCGCGGTCAAGGAGGGCCGTGAGGATGCGGCACTGGAGCGCGCCCGGGAGCTGATCGCGCTGGCGCCGGAGACGGCGGCGGCCATCCGCGAGGCGTTTCCCGGCCTGCCGTGA